In Paenibacillus ihbetae, the following are encoded in one genomic region:
- a CDS encoding 2-keto-3-deoxygluconate permease has translation MKIKAALDRIPGGMMVVPLLIAAVINTFAPDLLRIGNFTEALFVNGSSTLIALFLLCTGAQINVKSFGVSVGKGATLLVTKWVVGAAFGLIAYAFAGENGLWLGLAPIAVIAAMTNSNGGLFVALVGQYGSKEDRAAYSLLALNDGPFLTMVALSIFGAMGFVDGMFSFVSFISVLLPILVGMVLGNLDEDMRKFLDKGSSMLIPFFAFSLGMGIDFGAIVEGGLSGIILGLLTVFVTGTAGYFVFKAMKWNPIVGAAEGSTAGNAVATPAAIAAANASFAAFTDIATVQVAASVVTTAILLPIYVGFLVKRMEKKGYSFEREAETEV, from the coding sequence ATGAAGATCAAAGCAGCTTTAGATCGAATTCCCGGAGGCATGATGGTAGTTCCGCTGCTTATTGCAGCAGTTATCAATACCTTCGCTCCGGATTTGCTTCGCATCGGTAATTTTACTGAGGCCTTGTTCGTAAACGGTTCAAGCACATTGATCGCGCTGTTCCTGCTCTGTACGGGGGCGCAGATCAACGTCAAATCGTTCGGCGTATCGGTCGGTAAAGGCGCGACGCTGCTCGTGACCAAGTGGGTAGTAGGGGCGGCATTCGGCTTGATCGCTTATGCATTTGCCGGCGAGAACGGATTGTGGCTCGGCCTGGCGCCGATTGCGGTCATCGCGGCGATGACCAATAGTAACGGGGGCTTGTTCGTGGCGTTGGTCGGCCAGTACGGCAGCAAAGAGGACCGCGCGGCCTATTCTTTGCTGGCATTGAATGACGGTCCGTTCCTGACCATGGTGGCCTTGTCGATCTTCGGTGCGATGGGATTCGTCGACGGCATGTTCTCGTTCGTCTCGTTCATCTCGGTGCTGCTGCCGATTCTTGTCGGTATGGTGCTGGGCAACCTGGACGAAGACATGCGCAAGTTTCTGGATAAAGGAAGCTCTATGCTGATTCCGTTCTTTGCGTTCTCGCTCGGTATGGGCATCGATTTCGGCGCGATCGTGGAAGGCGGATTGTCCGGCATCATTCTTGGACTTTTGACGGTATTTGTTACAGGTACTGCAGGTTACTTTGTATTTAAAGCGATGAAGTGGAATCCGATTGTCGGAGCGGCTGAAGGCTCGACTGCAGGCAACGCGGTGGCGACTCCTGCTGCCATTGCTGCCGCCAATGCATCCTTCGCGGCCTTTACCGATATTGCAACCGTGCAGGTGGCGGCCTCTGTAGTAACGACGGCCATCCTGCTTCCGATCTATGTCGGCTTCCTGGTCAAACGGATGGAGAAGAAGGGATATTCATTTGAGCGGGAAGCGGAAACCGAAGTTTAA
- a CDS encoding MFS transporter: MNHSININVWKLLAIRFFYSLIPAYVIERLYWEDRGMTIPMVVYAEIIYAVTIVLLEVPSGMMADRWGRKTMMLVSALMGCAEFLLLLFAEAFWHFALVVVVAAIGGAASSGAEQALLYESLRERGRERSFEKWLGRLNAVDIASTVLAALCGSLLASRLPYEFNYALSLISMLVCLGLTLTLTEAGTVGDGEDRPIPIRTYLTASWRLFRENRGLLLVMLSGMVTGAAVNFIDEFWQTYLERVEVPVLYFGLFSAGIFLLRLPGNLLAFALKERFSYRPLLTLVIGVLAACFFWLAAMRDSRSIAALFVISLFAGLVEPLAAGYLQHRADSRMRATMGSFQSLGEKAVLIAIGLGFGYFSSKFDVFGGYGFIAVICAVYALYFLTASREAV; this comes from the coding sequence ATGAACCATTCGATAAATATAAATGTGTGGAAGCTGCTGGCGATCCGCTTCTTCTATAGTCTCATTCCCGCGTATGTCATCGAACGATTGTACTGGGAAGATCGAGGCATGACGATTCCGATGGTCGTGTATGCGGAGATTATTTATGCCGTTACAATCGTGCTGCTGGAAGTGCCTAGCGGCATGATGGCCGACCGCTGGGGGCGGAAAACCATGATGCTGGTCTCCGCGCTTATGGGCTGCGCGGAGTTTCTGCTGCTCCTGTTCGCCGAGGCATTTTGGCATTTCGCGCTCGTTGTCGTTGTGGCGGCAATTGGCGGTGCGGCCAGCAGCGGGGCCGAGCAGGCGCTGCTGTATGAGTCGCTGCGCGAGCGAGGGCGGGAGCGCTCCTTCGAGAAGTGGCTCGGCCGTTTGAATGCGGTGGATATAGCGTCAACGGTGCTGGCGGCGCTGTGCGGCAGTCTGCTGGCAAGCCGTCTGCCTTACGAGTTCAACTATGCGCTGTCGCTAATCAGCATGCTGGTCTGCCTCGGTTTGACCTTGACGCTAACGGAAGCGGGGACGGTTGGGGACGGGGAGGACCGTCCGATTCCGATCCGCACGTACCTTACCGCATCATGGAGACTGTTCAGGGAGAACCGGGGGCTGCTGCTGGTAATGCTGTCCGGGATGGTCACAGGGGCAGCCGTCAATTTCATAGATGAGTTCTGGCAGACATATTTGGAGCGTGTGGAGGTTCCCGTGCTGTATTTCGGCCTGTTCTCCGCAGGGATCTTTCTGCTCAGACTTCCGGGAAACTTGCTGGCATTTGCCCTGAAAGAGCGGTTCAGCTACAGGCCGCTCTTAACCCTGGTTATCGGCGTGCTGGCTGCCTGCTTCTTCTGGCTCGCCGCCATGCGGGATAGCCGCTCGATAGCGGCATTGTTCGTCATATCCCTGTTCGCCGGGCTCGTCGAGCCATTAGCCGCAGGATATCTCCAACACCGGGCAGACTCCCGAATGCGGGCGACGATGGGGTCATTCCAGTCGCTGGGGGAGAAGGCGGTGCTCATCGCGATCGGCTTAGGCTTCGGATACTTCTCATCGAAATTCGATGTTTTCGGCGGATATGGCTTTATTGCCGTCATCTGCGCCGTGTATGCGTTGTATTTTCTAACCGCTTCGCGAGAAGCCGTTTAA
- a CDS encoding sigma-54-dependent transcriptional regulator produces MMKIKTLFIAPYPAMTPLIDECRQEDPDLDIHIEVANLQEAIPLAQAGESQGYDVIISRGGTAKLIEPEVAIPVIDVHVSGYDMLRVLTLANDFPGKKAIVGFSNITLGAKAITDVLDIEIEVCTVEKAGEVDSILEELKDKGYELIMGDVVTIEAAAKHRLEGILIQSGREAIFEAFQRAKSVHRLYRRKEWEISFLHSLLAETANNLIVLDRQGEVVYQNWIDYDSCPVPVDELSAGIRENPDQTRVLTVQERGQRKLKQKRILKDIQGKPYYLFDFSEMKESAGLEAFPVEAVSQLPMIIARSESMAGCLAAMEHHLESDSFILIGETGTGKRLLSRYIHFKKHDRKGLYAALTAKQALTEIEGEGFDDDIKTLYMNGIDMLNPNEISNLQGLVKAERSRGRTVILAFEKEDPAYQSLLFDEQSVRVNVPALRERKEDIKALATYYIAAYHGTLGTSPVKLKDEAAMMLEGYSWPGNVAELRTLLKDAVTEEKGYVIGRAQISRHLGRKQIQHPVNAGLPADFLQGTLDEIEKRIIHAVMKEEHDNQTRVAERLGINRSTLWRKLKQ; encoded by the coding sequence ATGATGAAGATAAAAACATTGTTTATCGCTCCTTACCCGGCCATGACCCCGCTCATCGACGAATGCCGGCAAGAGGATCCCGATCTGGACATTCATATCGAGGTGGCGAATCTTCAGGAGGCGATTCCGCTTGCGCAGGCAGGAGAGTCTCAGGGCTATGATGTGATTATCAGCCGGGGCGGCACGGCCAAGCTGATCGAGCCCGAGGTGGCGATTCCGGTCATTGACGTTCATGTATCGGGCTATGACATGCTGCGGGTGCTGACACTGGCGAATGATTTTCCAGGGAAAAAAGCGATTGTCGGTTTCTCCAACATTACCCTTGGGGCCAAAGCCATCACCGATGTGCTGGATATCGAGATCGAGGTATGCACGGTCGAGAAGGCAGGGGAGGTCGACTCGATTCTGGAGGAACTCAAAGACAAGGGCTATGAGCTGATTATGGGGGACGTCGTAACGATAGAGGCTGCCGCCAAGCACCGTCTGGAGGGCATTCTTATCCAGTCCGGGCGGGAAGCGATTTTTGAAGCGTTCCAAAGGGCGAAGTCGGTTCATCGCCTTTATCGGCGAAAGGAGTGGGAGATTTCCTTCCTCCATTCCCTGCTTGCCGAGACGGCCAACAACCTCATCGTGCTGGATCGCCAAGGCGAAGTGGTCTATCAAAACTGGATCGACTATGATTCCTGCCCTGTTCCGGTCGATGAATTAAGTGCAGGCATTCGGGAGAATCCGGATCAGACCCGTGTTCTGACGGTTCAGGAGCGCGGGCAGCGCAAGCTGAAGCAGAAGCGGATATTGAAAGACATCCAGGGGAAGCCGTACTATCTGTTCGATTTCTCCGAAATGAAGGAGAGTGCCGGACTTGAGGCCTTCCCGGTCGAGGCCGTATCCCAGCTGCCGATGATCATTGCCCGCAGCGAATCGATGGCCGGATGCCTTGCAGCAATGGAGCATCATCTCGAGAGCGACTCCTTCATCCTGATTGGGGAAACGGGTACCGGCAAGCGGCTGCTGTCACGCTACATTCACTTCAAGAAGCACGACCGCAAGGGGCTGTATGCGGCATTGACGGCGAAGCAGGCCCTGACCGAGATCGAAGGTGAAGGCTTCGACGACGATATTAAGACGCTCTATATGAACGGAATCGACATGCTTAATCCGAACGAGATTTCGAACCTTCAAGGGCTGGTGAAGGCCGAACGCAGCAGGGGACGAACCGTGATACTGGCCTTCGAGAAAGAGGATCCGGCCTATCAATCGCTCCTGTTCGATGAGCAGTCCGTTCGCGTGAATGTGCCGGCACTGCGGGAGCGCAAGGAAGATATTAAGGCGCTGGCAACCTACTATATCGCAGCCTATCACGGAACGCTGGGCACATCGCCGGTCAAGCTGAAGGACGAAGCCGCGATGATGCTGGAAGGATACAGCTGGCCGGGCAATGTGGCCGAATTAAGGACCTTGCTGAAGGACGCGGTGACGGAGGAAAAAGGCTATGTGATCGGGAGGGCGCAAATTTCGCGGCATCTTGGCAGGAAGCAAATACAGCATCCTGTAAACGCCGGTTTGCCGGCGGATTTTCTTCAAGGAACCTTGGATGAGATTGAAAAGCGGATTATTCATGCCGTCATGAAAGAAGAACATGATAATCAAACGCGCGTTGCGGAACGGCTCGGAATCAACCGCTCGACGCTGTGGCGAAAGCTGAAACAATAG
- a CDS encoding RNA polymerase sigma factor, whose translation MTQPPQDAELIERIINGDKQLFAVLVDRYKNKIYGIFYGMGASHQDAQDLAQETFIRIYRNLPSHRQGSSFFSWMYTIAVNLMRDHQRKKKPVLTSDTPEAVSPDEKTPEQQLLHQEMKREIHQQLDELPEQYRLVLLLKYTNELSYEEIADIANMSTSQVKNALYRGKKMLKARIERKGGILLEAKIK comes from the coding sequence ATGACTCAACCGCCGCAGGATGCGGAACTGATAGAACGGATTATCAACGGGGACAAGCAGCTGTTCGCTGTGTTGGTTGACCGGTATAAGAACAAAATATACGGAATTTTCTACGGAATGGGCGCCAGCCATCAGGATGCGCAGGACTTGGCCCAGGAGACCTTTATTCGGATATACCGCAACTTGCCAAGCCATCGCCAAGGCAGCAGCTTTTTCTCATGGATGTATACCATCGCCGTGAATTTGATGAGAGACCACCAGCGGAAAAAGAAGCCCGTTCTGACGTCAGATACGCCTGAAGCCGTATCGCCTGACGAAAAAACGCCCGAGCAGCAATTGCTGCACCAGGAGATGAAACGGGAAATCCACCAACAATTAGATGAGCTCCCTGAGCAATATCGTCTTGTCCTCCTGCTGAAATATACCAATGAGTTAAGCTATGAGGAAATAGCGGACATTGCCAATATGAGCACCTCTCAAGTGAAAAATGCCTTATACCGCGGCAAGAAAATGCTAAAAGCAAGAATCGAGCGCAAAGGAGGGATCCTGCTTGAAGCTAAAATCAAATGA
- a CDS encoding glycoside hydrolase family 30 protein — protein sequence MRNITIYESRGEDELFVPKSKEQLSPVPPNEEHSTITVNDELTYQEMDGFGASFTDSAAYLIHQVLEPEQRSVLMRRLFDAEEGIGLSVLRNPMGASDYARDFYSYDDMPDGETDEELKRFSIAHDEEDIIPLLQEALRLNPDVKLMGSPWSPPGWMKTSGSMIGGELKPAYYGVYADYFVRYIQAYAKNGLPIYAVTPQNEALYSPVHYPGMIMLPEAQSDFIKNHLKPKFVQHGINTKILCYDHNWDKPEYPKAVLEQANDEVDGVAWHWYGGRPSAQTEVFEAFPGKEVHFTEGSGGEWIPPFEPAFSNVMRTGIDILRNYSKSFVLWNMALDEKNGPTVPGFGKSTCRGIVKIDQGTKELTYTLDYYALAHFSKCIRPKAVRIASESSHALVSNVAFKNTDGSVAVVLFNDGEQAANVSLALKGIEALSFRMEAKSAVTVRIEA from the coding sequence ATGCGAAACATCACCATTTATGAGTCGAGAGGGGAAGACGAGCTATTCGTCCCGAAATCGAAGGAACAGCTATCTCCGGTACCACCGAACGAGGAGCATAGCACGATTACCGTTAACGATGAGCTTACCTATCAGGAGATGGACGGATTCGGGGCATCGTTTACGGATTCGGCCGCGTATTTGATCCATCAAGTGCTGGAGCCGGAGCAGCGTTCGGTGCTGATGAGGAGGCTGTTCGATGCGGAGGAAGGGATCGGCTTGTCGGTCCTTCGCAACCCGATGGGCGCTTCCGACTATGCCCGCGATTTCTACAGCTATGATGATATGCCGGACGGTGAAACGGACGAGGAGCTTAAGCGGTTCTCGATCGCGCACGATGAGGAGGACATCATTCCCTTGCTGCAGGAGGCGCTGCGGCTGAATCCGGATGTTAAGCTGATGGGCTCGCCTTGGAGCCCTCCCGGCTGGATGAAGACGAGCGGCTCGATGATCGGAGGGGAATTGAAGCCGGCATATTACGGGGTGTATGCAGATTATTTCGTGCGGTACATCCAGGCTTATGCGAAGAATGGCCTGCCGATTTATGCCGTAACCCCGCAGAACGAGGCATTGTATTCGCCCGTGCACTATCCGGGCATGATCATGCTGCCGGAAGCGCAGAGCGATTTTATTAAAAACCATCTCAAGCCGAAATTCGTACAGCACGGCATCAACACGAAAATATTGTGTTATGACCACAACTGGGACAAGCCGGAGTATCCGAAGGCAGTGCTAGAGCAGGCGAATGACGAGGTGGATGGCGTCGCTTGGCATTGGTATGGAGGACGGCCATCGGCGCAGACCGAGGTGTTTGAAGCTTTTCCGGGTAAAGAGGTCCATTTCACGGAAGGATCGGGCGGGGAGTGGATTCCGCCGTTCGAACCGGCCTTCTCCAATGTGATGCGGACGGGCATCGACATTCTCCGGAATTACAGCAAGTCGTTCGTGCTATGGAATATGGCGCTCGATGAGAAGAACGGGCCTACGGTCCCGGGATTCGGCAAGAGCACCTGCCGCGGTATCGTCAAGATCGATCAAGGAACCAAGGAGCTGACCTATACGCTGGATTACTACGCGCTCGCCCACTTCAGCAAATGCATTCGTCCCAAAGCGGTCCGAATCGCGTCCGAATCCAGCCATGCGTTGGTATCCAACGTTGCTTTCAAAAATACGGACGGCTCGGTGGCCGTCGTGCTGTTCAACGACGGAGAGCAGGCTGCCAATGTATCGCTCGCACTGAAGGGTATAGAGGCGTTAAGCTTCCGCATGGAAGCCAAGAGTGCCGTAACGGTACGGATTGAGGCATAA
- the pdxA gene encoding 4-hydroxythreonine-4-phosphate dehydrogenase PdxA: MSERKPIIGITMGDAAGVGPEIILKSLKHEEMYEISRPFVIGDRKILERAKTFVNSDLAIESIAADELERADYRLGTVYVLDLDLLPGDLPVGQVSAEAGHAAFKYLERAIELAKENRIQAICTAPLNKEALHKGGHKYPGHTEILADLTGTQDFSMMLSAPNLKVIHVTTHVGLIDAVKMITPERVYHVIRLAHETLRKAGIDAPKIAVCGINPHAGENGLFGYGEEEEKVIPAVEKAQAEGIEVVGPLPADTLFFRTVRGDFDIVVAMYHDQGHGPVKVLGLDAGVNITVGLPIIRTSVDHGTAFDIAGTGIADEKSLMEAIRQGAELAPKA, from the coding sequence ATGAGTGAGCGCAAACCGATAATCGGCATCACGATGGGCGATGCCGCTGGCGTCGGACCGGAAATTATTCTGAAGAGCCTCAAGCATGAGGAGATGTACGAGATCAGCAGACCGTTCGTCATCGGGGACCGGAAGATCCTGGAGCGTGCGAAGACGTTCGTAAACAGCGACCTTGCCATCGAGAGCATTGCTGCGGACGAGCTGGAGCGGGCCGATTACCGTCTGGGCACGGTATACGTGCTGGATCTGGACTTGCTGCCGGGCGATCTGCCGGTCGGTCAAGTGTCGGCCGAGGCTGGACATGCCGCGTTTAAATATTTGGAAAGAGCCATAGAGCTGGCGAAGGAAAATCGCATTCAAGCAATTTGCACGGCTCCGCTGAATAAGGAGGCTCTCCACAAGGGCGGGCACAAATACCCGGGTCATACGGAGATTTTGGCAGACTTGACGGGAACGCAGGACTTCTCCATGATGCTGTCCGCGCCGAACCTGAAGGTCATCCATGTGACGACCCACGTCGGACTGATCGATGCCGTGAAGATGATCACGCCGGAGCGGGTATATCATGTGATCAGGCTGGCGCATGAGACGCTGCGGAAGGCGGGGATCGATGCGCCGAAGATTGCCGTGTGCGGGATTAATCCTCATGCGGGAGAGAACGGCCTCTTCGGATATGGGGAAGAAGAGGAGAAGGTCATTCCGGCTGTTGAGAAAGCCCAGGCGGAAGGCATTGAGGTTGTGGGCCCGCTGCCGGCGGATACGCTCTTCTTCCGGACGGTTCGCGGCGACTTCGATATCGTCGTGGCCATGTATCACGATCAGGGACACGGACCAGTCAAAGTGCTGGGCCTGGATGCGGGCGTCAACATTACGGTCGGGCTGCCGATCATCCGCACCAGCGTTGACCACGGCACGGCATTCGATATTGCCGGAACGGGCATCGCGGATGAGAAGAGCTTGATGGAAGCGATCCGCCAAGGGGCCGAGCTGGCGCCGAAGGCTTAA
- a CDS encoding DUF4179 domain-containing protein, whose translation MFSQGTDTDFTQKVMQSLEEVEMDYSKQGSHQRWKRAKQRRRMITAAAAVSLIVMGSSLLAWKQPDLIRQVSSIFSLQPQTIEESLPPELKAWTEMSDLSWLEDYKKSKPLGLVQTPKIKVEDKGYSFEIVNVMVDSSRIVITAKQTGPDGKELQSPLEDGGLQVTDLEGNVIASLARGINMMDGLEEYVFIFDQTVPDRILVTGNPEYIRESVDNQETGRFERKQVEVDWDFRFQIDMKKAKQFEHRDILDAKYTTPEGLVVSMEQMIRTPNGIRLDMGFKLKDMLASKATADWGDDLHIWYHLETDQPQKILRFGDGIGRHSVKIQGLPTVNEDNGTLPWSETWYTGTVPPETKNIRFVLDGYSLPVKDEAAVHINMEKLEQTPVVFEHEGDQITITGSSMEKDAVKSNGNVLRLHAKGRYTNNVTRDQWIALDSNGEEYPVEIEGSGSANEDGTAEWIMDFVVAGVDPNLSELTLKRTVVDKRFTDVNWAVDLPSYTSLPWESLAENK comes from the coding sequence TTGTTCAGCCAGGGCACCGATACCGATTTCACACAAAAGGTCATGCAAAGCTTAGAAGAGGTCGAGATGGATTACAGCAAACAGGGAAGTCATCAACGTTGGAAACGAGCCAAGCAGAGAAGACGGATGATCACCGCTGCCGCAGCAGTCTCGCTGATTGTGATGGGCAGTTCCCTGCTGGCCTGGAAGCAGCCTGACCTGATACGCCAGGTCTCGAGCATCTTTAGCCTGCAACCGCAGACTATAGAAGAAAGTTTGCCTCCGGAATTAAAAGCTTGGACAGAAATGAGCGACTTGAGCTGGCTTGAAGATTATAAAAAATCCAAGCCGCTTGGCCTGGTGCAAACGCCTAAGATCAAGGTAGAAGACAAAGGCTACAGTTTTGAAATTGTGAATGTCATGGTGGACAGCTCCCGAATTGTCATTACCGCCAAACAGACTGGACCTGATGGCAAAGAGCTGCAGAGTCCCTTGGAAGACGGCGGCCTGCAGGTGACCGATCTTGAAGGCAATGTGATCGCTTCGCTCGCAAGAGGAATTAATATGATGGACGGTCTGGAGGAATATGTGTTTATTTTTGATCAAACCGTACCTGACCGGATTCTCGTAACGGGAAATCCCGAATACATCAGAGAGTCAGTGGACAATCAGGAGACGGGGCGTTTTGAGCGCAAGCAAGTCGAGGTCGATTGGGACTTCCGATTTCAGATTGATATGAAAAAAGCCAAGCAATTCGAACACCGGGATATACTGGATGCGAAGTATACAACCCCGGAGGGGCTTGTGGTCAGTATGGAACAGATGATCCGTACCCCGAACGGCATTCGTTTGGATATGGGCTTTAAGCTAAAGGATATGCTTGCCAGCAAGGCAACTGCCGACTGGGGAGACGATCTCCACATTTGGTACCATCTTGAAACGGATCAACCGCAGAAGATATTGCGCTTTGGGGATGGGATCGGAAGACACTCTGTCAAAATCCAGGGGCTGCCCACTGTCAATGAGGACAACGGCACATTACCTTGGTCTGAAACATGGTATACAGGCACTGTTCCGCCCGAGACCAAGAATATACGATTCGTATTGGACGGATACAGCCTGCCTGTTAAGGACGAAGCTGCTGTTCACATCAATATGGAAAAGCTGGAACAAACCCCCGTTGTCTTCGAACATGAGGGAGACCAAATTACGATCACGGGCTCGAGTATGGAGAAGGATGCGGTGAAATCCAACGGCAACGTTCTGCGGCTTCATGCCAAAGGCCGTTATACAAATAACGTCACTAGAGACCAATGGATCGCTTTGGACAGCAATGGTGAAGAATATCCGGTTGAAATTGAGGGATCCGGCAGCGCGAACGAGGACGGAACAGCAGAGTGGATAATGGATTTTGTCGTAGCAGGAGTGGACCCTAACTTATCTGAATTGACCTTAAAGCGTACGGTGGTAGACAAAAGATTCACCGACGTGAATTGGGCCGTCGATCTCCCTTCCTACACAAGCTTGCCGTGGGAAAGTCTTGCGGAAAATAAATAA
- a CDS encoding four-carbon acid sugar kinase family protein encodes MINQMGIIADDLTGANDSGVQLAKKGLASTVILDYRQSGEAAPADVLIVDTDSRAKQGAEAYEAAYGAAHYLKRHGYGHIYKKVDSTLRGNMAEELKAVEQVFRPDLMLIAPAFPKMNRVTVCGYHYVNGSLITDTEFAKDPKTPVKESFIPGLLQAGAGREVGLIDTSLLRGPADELTAYVNQAISRGQTWLVCDSESEQDLQTIAAFFSNWDRSIVWAGSAGLIEYLPEALALKPSGSGEEAEALAGKTLVVSGSLSRTTRQQLTKVGEMAEACMLEVDPVDLVRGDTDAARYVQALEKNSDKPYAVLYVDGSEHNRIAAKAAGNQLGLSLTEVSEAISRGLGHITREILQAFGDIEGLVLTGGDTAKAVCQELGIGEMQLHSEAEPGLPFGKLHGNGRSYWAITKAGGFGRDESLVDALQYMTTKKRVRV; translated from the coding sequence GTGATCAATCAAATGGGAATTATCGCTGACGATCTGACGGGGGCGAACGATTCAGGCGTGCAATTGGCGAAGAAGGGCCTCGCCTCAACCGTTATACTGGACTATCGTCAGAGCGGTGAGGCTGCGCCTGCCGATGTACTGATCGTGGATACCGACAGCCGGGCGAAGCAAGGTGCCGAAGCTTATGAAGCGGCTTATGGGGCAGCCCATTATTTGAAACGGCATGGCTACGGGCATATTTATAAAAAGGTGGACTCGACACTTCGGGGCAACATGGCGGAGGAGCTGAAGGCGGTGGAGCAGGTGTTCCGCCCGGATCTGATGTTGATTGCTCCGGCTTTTCCCAAGATGAACCGGGTAACCGTCTGCGGTTATCACTATGTGAACGGCTCGCTTATCACGGATACGGAATTTGCCAAGGACCCTAAGACGCCTGTTAAGGAAAGCTTTATTCCAGGGCTTCTCCAGGCAGGAGCCGGCCGTGAAGTAGGGCTGATCGATACGAGCCTGCTGCGGGGGCCCGCGGATGAGCTTACGGCATATGTGAACCAAGCGATATCGCGCGGGCAGACATGGCTGGTCTGCGACAGTGAGTCCGAGCAGGATCTGCAGACCATCGCGGCCTTCTTCTCGAATTGGGATCGATCGATCGTCTGGGCCGGTTCGGCCGGGCTGATCGAATACCTGCCGGAGGCTTTGGCTTTGAAGCCGTCAGGTAGCGGGGAGGAGGCTGAGGCGCTGGCGGGCAAAACGCTGGTTGTCTCCGGCAGCCTGTCCCGAACCACGCGGCAGCAGCTGACAAAGGTCGGCGAGATGGCTGAAGCCTGCATGCTGGAAGTGGATCCGGTCGACTTGGTCCGAGGCGATACAGATGCCGCTCGGTATGTTCAAGCATTGGAAAAGAACTCGGACAAGCCTTATGCTGTATTGTATGTGGACGGTTCCGAGCACAATCGCATCGCTGCGAAAGCAGCGGGAAATCAGCTCGGGCTGTCCTTGACGGAAGTAAGCGAAGCGATCTCTCGGGGACTCGGGCATATTACGCGGGAGATTTTGCAGGCATTTGGGGATATTGAGGGGCTGGTACTGACGGGCGGAGATACGGCGAAGGCGGTCTGCCAGGAGCTGGGGATCGGCGAAATGCAGCTCCATTCGGAGGCGGAGCCCGGACTCCCGTTCGGTAAGCTTCACGGCAACGGCCGCAGCTATTGGGCCATTACGAAGGCCGGAGGCTTTGGCCGTGACGAGTCGCTCGTTGATGCGTTGCAGTATATGACCACAAAGAAAAGGGTGAGAGTATGA